The Mumia flava sequence TTCCACGTCGGACGGCTCGACACCGACACGAGCGGGCTCCTGCTGCTCACGAACGACGGCGACTTCGCGAACCGGATGGCCCACCCGTCGTACGAGATCACCAAGACGTACGTCGCGCAGGTCCGTGGGCGGGTCCCGCGCGGCCTCGGGCGCCGTCTCCGTGAGGGGATCGAGCTCGACGACGGCCCGGTGAGCGTGGATCGCTTCGTGGTGAAGCAGGAGGCCGAGGCGCGGTCGATCGTCGAGCTCGACCTGCACGTCGGCCGCAACCGGATCGTGCGTCGGATGCTCGAGGAGGTCGGGCACCCGGTGGAGGAGCTGACCCGGACGGCGTTCGGGGGCATCCACCTCGGTGGCCTGAGGCCGGGCGGGCTTCGCGACCTGACCGCGGACGAGCTCGGTCGGCTGTTGGATAGCGTGGGTCTGTGACCGATCCCGCACCCCCGTCCCCGCTTCCCGGCCCGGTCCTCGTG is a genomic window containing:
- a CDS encoding pseudouridine synthase; translation: MSEHPEGIRLQKVLAQAGLGSRRACEELMGAGRVTVNGEVVDRMGVRVDPATDVIHVDGRRIPPPSEHAYLVLNKPRGVVSTMHDEQGRRDLREYVADRPERLFHVGRLDTDTSGLLLLTNDGDFANRMAHPSYEITKTYVAQVRGRVPRGLGRRLREGIELDDGPVSVDRFVVKQEAEARSIVELDLHVGRNRIVRRMLEEVGHPVEELTRTAFGGIHLGGLRPGGLRDLTADELGRLLDSVGL